Proteins encoded together in one Streptomyces umbrinus window:
- a CDS encoding inorganic phosphate transporter, whose product MDTFALIVTIGVALGFTYTNGFHDSANAIATSVSTRALTPRAALAMAAVMNLAGAFLGSGVAKTVSEGLIETPHGNKGMWILFAALVGAIVWNLVTWYFGLPSSSSHALFGGMVGAALAGGIGVIWSGVLEKVVIPMFISPVVGLVSGYLVMCAILWMFRKSNPHKAKRGFRIAQTVSAAGMALGHGLQDAQKTMGIVVMALVIADVEDAGDPIPVWVKIACAVMLSLGTYAGGWRIMRTLGRKIIELDPPQGFAAETTGASIMFTSAFLFHAPISTTHVITSAIMGVGATKRVNAVRWGVAKNIILGWFITMPAAALVAAASFWIVNLAFV is encoded by the coding sequence ATGGACACCTTCGCCTTGATCGTGACCATCGGTGTCGCGCTCGGATTCACCTATACCAACGGCTTCCACGACTCGGCCAACGCCATCGCCACGTCCGTGTCCACCCGCGCCCTGACGCCGCGGGCGGCGCTCGCGATGGCCGCGGTGATGAACCTCGCCGGCGCGTTCCTCGGCAGCGGGGTCGCCAAGACCGTCAGTGAAGGCCTGATCGAGACACCGCACGGCAACAAGGGCATGTGGATCCTGTTCGCGGCCCTGGTGGGCGCGATCGTGTGGAACCTCGTGACCTGGTACTTCGGCCTTCCGTCCTCCTCCTCGCACGCGCTGTTCGGCGGCATGGTGGGGGCGGCGCTCGCGGGCGGGATCGGGGTCATCTGGTCCGGCGTCCTGGAGAAGGTCGTCATCCCCATGTTCATCTCGCCGGTCGTCGGTCTGGTCTCCGGCTACCTGGTGATGTGCGCGATCCTGTGGATGTTCCGCAAGTCCAATCCGCACAAGGCCAAGCGCGGTTTCCGTATCGCGCAGACCGTGTCGGCGGCGGGCATGGCCCTCGGCCACGGCCTTCAGGACGCCCAGAAGACGATGGGCATCGTGGTGATGGCCCTGGTCATCGCGGATGTCGAGGACGCGGGTGATCCGATCCCGGTGTGGGTCAAGATCGCGTGTGCGGTGATGCTGTCCCTGGGAACCTACGCGGGTGGCTGGCGCATCATGCGGACGCTGGGCCGGAAGATCATCGAGCTGGATCCGCCGCAGGGTTTCGCCGCGGAGACGACCGGCGCCTCGATCATGTTCACCTCGGCGTTCCTCTTCCACGCGCCCATCTCGACGACCCACGTCATCACGTCCGCCATCATGGGCGTCGGTGCCACCAAGCGCGTGAACGCCGTCCGCTGGGGCGTCGCCAAGAACATCATCCTCGGCTGGTTCATCACGATGCCGGCGGCCGCGCTCGTAGCGGCGGCAAGCTTCTGGATCGTGAACCTGGCGTTCGTGTAG
- the pstA gene encoding phosphate ABC transporter permease PstA, which yields MSNVVMDKRPERPSSNLQGARLPKWTPWAVAVGSVGAGLGISAAAGLESSIQWALIAALLFVLVSYGLGVKVEGSRQAKDRFATSLVWVAFLLAVIPLASLIWETISRGVKVLDFYFLSHSMGVVADSEVGGGINHAIIGTLEQVGLATVMAVPVGVLTAVYLVEYGRGKLAQTVTFFVDVMTGIPSIVAGLFILAIMLQLKLEPFGFAGSLALAILMMPVVVRSTEEMLKLVPNELREASLALGIPKWRTIIKVVLPTSIGGITTGVMLAVARIAGETAPVLLLVWGSAFINNNPFEGAQASLPLYIYQQYAQSAGNAAAYDRAWAAALVLIIIVMILNLAARGIARWKAPKTGR from the coding sequence ATGAGCAACGTCGTCATGGACAAGCGTCCCGAGCGCCCCAGCAGCAATCTGCAGGGCGCGCGGCTTCCCAAGTGGACCCCGTGGGCGGTCGCCGTGGGCTCCGTGGGCGCCGGCCTCGGCATCAGCGCGGCCGCCGGGCTGGAGAGCAGCATCCAGTGGGCGCTGATCGCCGCGCTGCTGTTCGTCCTGGTCAGCTACGGTCTCGGCGTCAAGGTCGAGGGCAGTCGGCAGGCCAAGGACCGGTTCGCCACCAGCCTCGTCTGGGTCGCTTTCCTCCTTGCCGTCATCCCGCTGGCCTCCCTCATCTGGGAGACCATCAGCCGCGGTGTGAAGGTGCTCGACTTCTACTTCCTGAGCCACTCGATGGGTGTGGTCGCCGACTCGGAGGTCGGCGGTGGTATCAACCACGCCATCATCGGAACCCTGGAGCAGGTCGGCCTCGCCACGGTGATGGCCGTGCCGGTCGGTGTGCTCACGGCGGTCTACCTCGTCGAGTACGGGCGCGGAAAGCTCGCGCAGACGGTCACCTTCTTCGTCGACGTCATGACGGGTATCCCGTCGATCGTCGCGGGTCTGTTCATCCTGGCGATCATGCTTCAGCTGAAACTGGAGCCCTTCGGCTTCGCCGGTTCGCTCGCTCTCGCCATCCTGATGATGCCGGTGGTGGTCCGCTCCACGGAGGAGATGCTCAAGCTCGTACCGAACGAGCTGCGTGAGGCCTCGCTGGCCCTGGGCATCCCGAAGTGGCGCACGATCATCAAGGTGGTTCTGCCGACGTCCATCGGTGGTATCACCACTGGTGTGATGCTCGCCGTCGCGCGCATCGCCGGTGAGACCGCGCCCGTACTGCTTCTGGTGTGGGGCAGCGCCTTCATCAACAACAACCCGTTCGAAGGCGCTCAGGCGTCGCTGCCGCTCTACATCTACCAGCAGTACGCTCAGAGCGCCGGCAACGCCGCAGCCTATGACCGTGCCTGGGCCGCGGCACTCGTGCTGATCATCATCGTCATGATCCTCAACCTCGCGGCCCGCGGCATCGCCCGCTGGAAGGCCCCGAAGACCGGTCGCTGA
- the pstC gene encoding phosphate ABC transporter permease subunit PstC, with protein MDISTQDAPVPPPTTQTAEEKRNARGATRPGDRIFLGLSRGSGILLLVIMAAIAAFLTYRAALAISEDEANFLTAFEWEANADPPKFGIAVLAYGTVISSVIAMVIAVPISVGIALFITHYAPRRIGGLISYVIDLLAAVPSIVYGLWGALVLVPHMDGLFGWLDSYFGWTGIFDWQGGPARSLFTVGILLAIMILPIVTNVSREVFRQAPQMHQEAALALGATRWEVIRMSVLPFGRSGVISASMLGLGRALGETMAVATVLSPSFLIETSLLDPGGGTFAQNIASKFGEATETGRNALIASGLVLFVITLLVNGAARAIIARRKEYSGANA; from the coding sequence ATGGACATATCTACTCAAGACGCACCAGTTCCTCCCCCCACCACACAGACCGCCGAAGAGAAGCGCAACGCGCGTGGTGCCACCCGCCCCGGAGACCGGATCTTCCTCGGTCTCTCGCGAGGCTCGGGCATCCTGCTCCTGGTGATCATGGCCGCGATCGCGGCCTTCCTCACCTACCGTGCCGCTCTCGCCATCTCCGAGGACGAGGCCAACTTCCTCACCGCCTTCGAGTGGGAGGCCAACGCCGACCCGCCGAAGTTCGGTATCGCGGTCCTCGCCTACGGCACGGTCATCTCCTCGGTCATCGCCATGGTGATCGCGGTCCCGATCTCCGTGGGCATCGCGCTGTTCATCACGCACTACGCCCCGCGCAGGATCGGCGGCCTGATCAGCTACGTGATCGACCTGCTGGCCGCCGTCCCGTCCATCGTGTACGGCCTCTGGGGCGCCCTCGTCCTCGTACCGCACATGGACGGTCTGTTCGGCTGGCTCGACTCGTACTTCGGCTGGACGGGCATCTTCGACTGGCAGGGCGGCCCCGCGCGCTCCCTGTTCACCGTCGGCATCCTGCTCGCGATCATGATCCTGCCGATCGTGACCAACGTGAGCCGCGAGGTCTTCCGCCAGGCGCCGCAGATGCACCAGGAAGCCGCGCTCGCCCTCGGCGCCACGCGCTGGGAGGTCATCCGGATGTCGGTGCTGCCCTTCGGCCGCTCCGGCGTCATCTCCGCCTCGATGCTGGGCCTCGGCCGCGCCCTCGGCGAGACGATGGCCGTCGCCACGGTGCTCTCGCCGAGCTTCCTGATCGAGACCAGCCTGCTCGACCCGGGCGGCGGCACCTTCGCCCAGAACATCGCCAGCAAGTTCGGTGAGGCCACCGAGACGGGCCGCAACGCCCTGATCGCCTCCGGTCTGGTCCTCTTCGTCATCACCCTGCTGGTCAACGGCGCGGCCCGTGCGATCATCGCCCGCCGCAAGGAGTACTCGGGGGCCAACGCATGA
- the pstB gene encoding phosphate ABC transporter ATP-binding protein PstB — MAKRIDVSGLTAYYSAHKAIEDISMTVEPRSVTAFIGPSGCGKSTFLRTLNRMHEVTPGGRVEGKVLLDDEDLYGHGVDPVAVRRTIGMVFQRPNPFPTMSIFDNVAAGLKLNGSYKKSELSDVVEKSLKGANLWNEVKDRLNKPGSGLSGGQQQRLCIARAIAVEPQVLLMDEPCSALDPISTLAIEDLIGELKERFTIVIVTHNMQQAARVSDRTAFFNLSAVGQPGRLIEIDDTERIFSNPSVQATEDYISGRFG; from the coding sequence ATGGCCAAGCGAATCGACGTAAGCGGACTGACCGCTTACTACAGTGCCCACAAGGCAATCGAAGACATCTCGATGACCGTCGAGCCGCGTTCGGTGACGGCCTTCATCGGTCCGTCCGGCTGCGGCAAGTCCACGTTCCTGCGCACGCTGAACCGTATGCACGAGGTCACGCCCGGCGGGCGGGTCGAGGGCAAGGTGCTCCTGGACGACGAGGACCTGTACGGGCACGGGGTCGACCCCGTGGCCGTGCGCCGCACCATCGGCATGGTCTTCCAGCGGCCGAACCCCTTCCCGACCATGTCGATCTTCGACAACGTGGCGGCCGGGCTGAAGCTCAACGGCTCCTACAAGAAGTCCGAGCTCAGCGATGTCGTCGAGAAGTCGCTCAAGGGCGCGAACCTCTGGAACGAGGTCAAGGACCGGCTGAACAAGCCGGGGTCCGGGCTTTCCGGTGGTCAGCAGCAGCGGCTGTGCATCGCGCGGGCGATCGCTGTCGAGCCGCAGGTGCTGCTGATGGACGAGCCCTGCTCGGCGCTCGACCCGATCTCGACGCTGGCCATCGAGGACCTCATCGGTGAGCTGAAGGAGCGCTTCACGATCGTCATCGTGACGCACAACATGCAGCAGGCTGCGCGGGTGTCCGACCGGACGGCGTTCTTCAACCTCTCCGCGGTCGGTCAGCCGGGGCGTCTCATCGAGATAGACGACACGGAGCGGATCTTCTCCAACCCGTCCGTCCAGGCCACGGAGGATTACATCTCCGGGCGCTTCGGCTGA